GATAGCCGGTGTGCTTTACATACGAGGGAGGCGCTAAGACAATGGGAACATGATTTTCTCCGGTCGACGACGCTTTGAGGCGCAAAGTTGGCAAGTTGAAATACCTGACACACTGGGAATCTTGCTGGGGCGACCCCTAAATTCATTGAAGTGGTCCCCCGTCTCAGTTGTTTAGACGCGCTAACAGGTTTCTCCCACGGTCTTGCTGGCTAGTTCAGCTGAGGACACAATCAGTTACATTCAATGATACCAACCGCAACCATAGACTCATTTGGGTTGGGGCTGGATCCACCATGCCCGGCATTTCGTCATTACCGCGCGGCCAACTGTGGAGCCGGCGCTATGGGTTCTCATTCGTGCGGTCCACTCGGGATAGATGCAAAGCATATCCCTTAAATAGCCGCTATAAGGCCAAGAAAGACATCAATCAATTCAAGCTTAGCCCACGAGCATACGTTAGATATCTCGTTGGCTACTATGCCAGTAATATCTATCGTATTTAGGTCCCCAAGCTCAATCAGGCTATCCTATCCCGAGACGTACGATTCAATAAGAGGGAATTCTTTGATGcagagcaagaagaacagCTCGAGATAGAAGCGGTCATAGAAAACAGGCCAACACCGCAGGCATTAGAGCCACTTCCTCAGCGAGACTAGGACACGATCTTAGGCGAAATTCTCTATGAGTTCGATAACCACATCTTAGGTTTCAGCCCAGACGGTTCGAACTCAGGGGTGGAAGACGCTAGAGGAACTGATTCTGTTATCCTCCTAGTGCGTCCATAGAGCGCCAGCGGAAGACGGCCACTCGAGGAACTGGCTGCGGGTCAGCGCTCATCATATGTCAATCAAATCAACTTTGGGGTGAATGATACCTGTAATCAACTTTGTGGGTCGTGCTTCTTACACGCTCTGCACATCACCACATCTTCACCTTCACCCAGTTACCCAGCTACCTAGCTCTACCCCAACCATGTCTAACCCAGTTCTTCAGGTATTGAACCTATTCCAGCACACATGAACCAATGGAAAGCCTCTGCGACGTCAGAGCCAGTTTTGCAAGACTGAATTGTCTCATAATCACTGGCTATAGCTGGAATTGCTAACACGACTAGCGCAAAGTGGCTCACTAGAGGAAAGGAAGCCTTGTGATCTCTCCACCGCTGGATTGGATCCTGCATATCTTACGGTTCGATACGGTGTTATTGTGTCACGCAGGAATGCTGAGTGCGCTTGATAGCAGGTAGTTCTTATTGTCGTGATTGTAATTATTCTTGGTTAAGTTTTCATGATCTCAATGCGAGGCCCTTTGGGGCCTTATATCTTTGAATGATCCCATCTAGGATTTCAAACTTTCATCTTGATCCTGAAGTTAAGGGGGAACTCTCAGTTCTTCCAACATACGGAGGTACCTATCCAGCTCACTGAAACTGTTCCCTGTTATAAATGCtttcttcatcttgctgCTGATCTATTCGCTGTAGTGGTCATTCTCCTGGCCTATCATCCTTGGTAGTATCGCGTGGTGCGGCTTCTCTTTGTTTCCCTCTTGTCTTGAGTCGTACCAGCGATTGAAGTACTCGGCTCTGCAGCAAGGACGACCTCCACTAGAGCGACAGGAAACAGTTAGATCGATCTTAAATATTGTGTAAAAAAGGTAGACTCAAGACTGAACAGCAGATATCTTAATGGATAAATACTCTGACACTAAATTTCTTAAAGGAACGGCCCTTATACTGAAACTCGCTGCCCTTTGATCCCCCGAATATCGAATCGCTGGCCTCCCTCAGCCTTCAAGTGCTCCTTCGCCACTTTGCCCGTTGGCGTTTGCCTAAAGCCGTCAACGATCTCAATAATGCTTGGCACTTGAAATCTCGCCATACGACCCACGGACCACTCCCAGAGCTCCTCCGCAGTCGTCGTGCTTCCAGCCCTAACATGCACTGCCACCTTGAGGTCATCCTCAGTGCCAGCACCAAGATCTGAGGGCACGCCAAAGGCGGCAGCAATGAGCACATCTGGGTGCTGCAGGAACTCTTCCTCCACTTCCGACGCGTTGATATTCTCCCCGCGCCGACGGACTATATCTTTTATACGACCAGCAAAGTAAACATTCCCGTCTTCGTCCATCCTTGCCAGGTCTCCCGTGTGTAGCCAAAGGCCCCGGAAGACCGCTAATGTGCTAGCCCGGTCACCATAGTAGCCTTGGAAGAACGCGTTTGGTTGGTCGTTTCTCAGCAGCAAGTTGCCCGTGGTGTGCCTCGGAAGCTCTTCATCGGCGTCGTTGGCGATGCGCAGCTCATAGCCCGGCCTCAGTCTTCCACAGGAACCAGCGGGAAGCTTGCGGGAGCGATCTTGGAAAATTGGGATGCCGGCCTCGACACTTCCATATAGCGCAATCAAGGGATGGCCAAACCTGTCTTCATACTCACGGGCAAAAGAAGGAATTGGGACACCCCAAGCCAGGCGAACACCGTGTTCCTGGTCGCGAGGAGTAGGAGGTTGCTTATACGTCAAAGCCAAGGTAGCACCCATGAAGTTGTAGACGGTGGCCTTAAAAGCGCGGATCTCGTCCCAAAAGCCACTCGCACTGTAGCGGGCGGAGAGAGCAGCAACGGCCCCAAGCAAAATGGCTGGGATCGTGGTGAGGGCCGTGGAATCGATGTGGAATAGAGGAAAGGGGGAGTATAGAACATCTTCCTTTGTGAGTCCTAGACTATCGATCAATGTCCGGGCTTGCAGGAGAAAGTACTCATGTGACACGGCACAAGGTTTCGATCTTCCCGTAGTCCCACTGGTGTACAGGAACGCAGATGTCGTAGTTGGCCCCACCATCGCCGGTTCGTCAATCTTTGAATCTGAATCTAACAGGCTGAGGAAGGTCGTTATGGAGTTATGTGACTTGCCGTGAATGATGACAGAGCTACTGTCGACAACGTTGACTGACTCGAACGCTGGCCACAGTGCGGCAtcgacgatggcgagcttTGGCGCTGCTGCCTCAATGACGTGCTGGAGCGTAACAGATTTCAGCTCCGTGTTGACTGGAACCCAGGCTGCCCCGAGTCTGTTCACAGCCATCCAGGAGCAAACCATCTCGGGGCTGTttaccatcatcaccagcaccCGGTCACCTGGGCCGACACCCAACTGTCTCAAACCTCCCGCAAGCCTTGAAACCGAGGTGTTGAACTGGCCAAAGGTAATTTCCTTGCCTGCAAAGCGGAGAAATACCTGCTCCGGGAAAGACCTTGCCGCGCGGACGAGTGCAGTGTTGATGTCCCTGATGTTGGAATGTTCTGGCGTGACATGAAGAGGACGCGCCGTCGTGGGGATACCCGATCCTTTGTCAGGCGTCTTGAAGCTAGATACCCCATTTGTGTTCAAGTTGGATACTTCATTTATCTTCGACTTCCGAGCTGCAAAATCCGAGTAACCCTTGCTGGCATCGCTTTGGGCGAAACAATGGCTTGCCACATTGACCTCGTCTTGCAAGCATCCTTCCATGTTAGGAAATAGAGCTCGCTCCAGGGATGCCTTTGAAGACGCCAGAGACGTTCCGGGGAGTTGAGCAAGTTCCAAAGCCAGTTCCAGAGCCCGCTGCTTTGGGTCTTGATGGATCtcgctgaggaggccgatgCCAAACGCTTCAGAAGACTCGACCCAACGCCCAGTCAAGAGAAGCTCCTTCGCTTTGAGAAGCCCAATCAGATGCGGGAGACGAAGGGTGATGCCGCCTGTCGCAGCATGGCCGAGCGAGACCTCGGGGAAGCGGTACTTCGCTGCTGGCCCACCGATGATAAAGTCGGCAGCCAAGGCAATCTCGGCGCCGCCTCCGATGGCAAAGCCCTGAACGGCGGCAATCACCACAACTTGCGAAGACGAAGTGAGGCGCGTAACGTCCTGCAGCTTGTGAAAAGCTTGCCGCAGCTCCTGACCAGACCCTGTCTTTGGGGCGAGAGTTTGCTTCAGGTCCTCGCCTGCACAGAACGATCGATCCCCGGCACCCTCGAGAATGATGACGCGTGCTTGGCCATTCTCTCGGAGGGCTCTCACAAGACCGTCGAGAAGATCAACGTTCAAAGCGTTCAAAGCCTTAGGTCTATTCAAGATGATCCTGACCACACCTGGGGCTGGGTGTTCGAGTATAATTGAGGGCAACGGCATTCTGATAGAACAAGGATGGCTTAAAATGCGATAAACAGATGGTTGTAACGATGGTTGCTGTTCTAAGTCAGGTTTTTAAttctcatccttgagggGCCTACTTATAGAAGTTCAAAGTTCATTTGTCTCATCGGGGCCGACGATACATCGTATCGCCCAAGCCAATATTCTCGGAGTTAGGCAAGATGGAAGCTCGCGCCGAATCTAGCATGGAAGGGTTAGAGTTGGCAAACCTCATCCTTTTTGATAAACTTGGTTAGATCACGACGCTTCCCCTCTCACTTTTGTGGTCCCCCACGATGCAGTCATAAAAACTGGACCCGATGGCAGACTAGATCTAGGCTAGTCGAGGTGTCTCCCGCATCACGCTAAACCAGAAAGAATGCCACGGGAGCTCGTTGCCGAGAGATAAACTTCTATCGGTATCTGTTTGATCAGGAGGACCAGGTCCTTTCGCCCGTCAGCACTTTTGCCGCGATAAAATGACATCTCGCCAAGAAAACGTCAGAAAATCTTAACGAGCTGGTATCGATAGAGTAACTCTTACCGAGGACCGGACCGACGGAAAGCGCGCAGCCGGCCGCGGAATCAGAAGCCATGTTGGATGGTCCACATCCGAGCCGGCGGATAAGATGAGCAGTAGGGTCCTGTTTTGCTCGCTGAAGTAGACGAGACTTGTTTCTTCCAAGTTTTTTCCTTAAATAAATCATTATGGCAACCCTTGACGTTCCCTCGACTAAAGGCAGcgccgctgctgccgagCCAACCGACACAGCTGAGCTTTTACGCTCGATCGTTACAGCCCATCCGTCTACGATTTCATTTCTACAATCATCGCCAAATGTGCAAGCAACTCGGTCGGTTCTTGTTCTCAAGCCGGAACACTTGCCTAACAGCCTCATGGGCGCTACCCTAGCTGCCTCAGACGCAGTTGCTGAGCCCTATGtcttcaaggacgacaaTAAAGGCGCACTCTTGGCCTTTTACTACCTTGGACGCCGCCTTGCGGGACACGTGGGCATCGTTCACGGCGGTATCACTGCTGCACTTCTCGATGAATGCATGGGAAGAGCCACGTTCGGTCGACTGCCGGGGAAGATTGCTGTGACGGCAAAGCTTGAGATCGAGTATAAGGACCCGATCTCGCTAGATAGCGTCATTATAGTCCGGGCCGATACGATAGAGGTTCAAGGACGAAAGGCATGGGTCGAGGCCAAAGTGCAGGATGCGGTGGATGGTCGAATTGTTGCGTTGGCAAAGGGCCTGTTTATCCAACCCAAATGGGCCGACGATTTAGTGCAGCTCATGTAACTTATGACAAAGCATTCCTTCCTCAAATCAACAATAAGTCCAGATCAAGTTCTTGCATCACATCTCTCCAGTCAACGACGATAAGGCCTCGGTTCAAACCAGACGATTCAGAAATAGCCTGTCTTCGGCGCCacacctcctccacgacCCTTTTCATGGCGTTCCGACTCCCAATCCCAAAAGAGATCGCATGATTCAGCCACGCTCTTGCAGCGCTCATATTATCTTCTGAAAAAGCTTCGACTGCGGCAATGAAGGCCGGCCATATTGAAAGGTTCCCAGGGCTAGTCGTGATGAACAAAGATACATGCCTCAAGGCGTTGGTGACGTGAGATTGAACGGCATGGGGAGGGACGTTAAGCAAGGAACGATAGGCATAGATGTAGGCCGCATGAATAAAGGCATGGCTTTGATGCACTGCCTCCGACGGCGTTTTTGTCGTACCAGCTTGGTCGGTTGACAATGCGGTAAGATTGACGGTCGTACGATGCTGATGGAGACACTGGTTTAAAGATAGCAGGAGTTTCAGCAAGAGTGGTTCAGGTGCCATGCCCGGTGGACTTTGTAATTTATCTTGAAACTCAGCAACCTGCGCAATGCAATCTAAGATGGCACGCGGTGCTCCAATCGTGAAGCCAAAGTCATGGAGAGCTGGTTGCGTCAGTGATGCTTTCGAAACAGCCTTCTCCGCCACGTGCTGTTTGATTTGCCGCATCCCCTGTCGTGGAGTTCTCAATGTTTTCTCAATGATGGTGAGGATATCCAAACTCTGGCGAGAGACACGGTCTAGGTCAGTGGCGAAGCAAAGCTCTGAGTCCAGACGTTCCTTCAAGAAAGTCCACGCTCCATCGAAATGGCGCCTCCAGGGCCTAGACGGGCCGTTGTAGATCTACTGGCATATCAGCGAGGTTTCCATGCAGCAGGAGGGTTACAACCATACCTCG
This genomic interval from Fusarium keratoplasticum isolate Fu6.1 chromosome 9, whole genome shotgun sequence contains the following:
- a CDS encoding putative long-chain-fatty-acid--ligase protein, whose translation is MPLPSIILEHPAPGVVRIILNRPKALNALNVDLLDGLVRALRENGQARVIILEGAGDRSFCAGEDLKQTLAPKTGSGQELRQAFHKLQDVTRLTSSSQVVVIAAVQGFAIGGGAEIALAADFIIGGPAAKYRFPEVSLGHAATGGITLRLPHLIGLLKAKELLLTGRWVESSEAFGIGLLSEIHQDPKQRALELALELAQLPGTSLASSKASLERALFPNMEGCLQDEVNVASHCFAQSDASKGYSDFAARKSKINEVSNLNTNGVSSFKTPDKGSGIPTTARPLHVTPEHSNIRDINTALVRAARSFPEQVFLRFAGKEITFGQFNTSVSRLAGGLRQLGVGPGDRVLVMMVNSPEMVCSWMAVNRLGAAWVPVNTELKSVTLQHVIEAAAPKLAIVDAALWPAFESVNVVDSSSVIIHGKSHNSITTFLSLLDSDSKIDEPAMVGPTTTSAFLYTSGTTGRSKPCAVSHEYFLLQARTLIDSLGLTKEDVLYSPFPLFHIDSTALTTIPAILLGAVAALSARYSASGFWDEIRAFKATVYNFMGATLALTYKQPPTPRDQEHGVRLAWGVPIPSFAREYEDRFGHPLIALYGSVEAGIPIFQDRSRKLPAGSCGRLRPGYELRIANDADEELPRHTTGNLLLRNDQPNAFFQGYYGDRASTLAVFRGLWLHTGDLARMDEDGNVYFAGRIKDIVRRRGENINASEVEEEFLQHPDVLIAAAFGVPSDLGAGTEDDLKVAVHVRAGSTTTAEELWEWSVGRMARFQVPSIIEIVDGFRQTPTGKVAKEHLKAEGGQRFDIRGIKGQRVSV
- a CDS encoding 4HBT domain-containing protein — translated: MATLDVPSTKGSAAAAEPTDTAELLRSIVTAHPSTISFLQSSPNVQATRSVLVLKPEHLPNSLMGATLAASDAVAEPYVFKDDNKGALLAFYYLGRRLAGHVGIVHGGITAALLDECMGRATFGRLPGKIAVTAKLEIEYKDPISLDSVIIVRADTIEVQGRKAWVEAKVQDAVDGRIVALAKGLFIQPKWADDLVQLM